From Novosphingobium resinovorum, the proteins below share one genomic window:
- a CDS encoding DUF1465 family protein — protein sequence MSKPATINPRIVEALYCEALVLSDEVRAAFTLSGRIDGDPGRVALSSEGLRTTTRMMHAIAWVLNHRAYFIGEISDLQLRRHGRLSPAMRQSDPAHALLLEPATARLVEATRLFYDRLLRLDQFWRLTTPAAFGAIEQLRERIEGEVATGT from the coding sequence ATGTCGAAACCGGCGACCATCAATCCGCGCATCGTCGAGGCGCTCTATTGCGAGGCGCTCGTCCTGTCCGACGAAGTGCGCGCAGCGTTCACCTTGTCCGGGCGGATCGACGGAGATCCCGGCCGCGTCGCGCTCTCCAGCGAGGGGCTCCGCACCACGACACGGATGATGCATGCAATCGCCTGGGTGCTCAATCATCGCGCCTACTTCATCGGCGAGATCAGTGACTTGCAGCTACGCCGCCATGGCCGCCTGTCGCCCGCGATGCGCCAGTCGGACCCTGCGCATGCCCTTCTTCTGGAGCCCGCCACCGCCCGGCTCGTCGAGGCCACGCGCCTGTTCTACGACCGCCTCCTTCGCCTCGACCAGTTCTGGCGGCTGACCACACCTGCGGCTTTCGGCGCGATCGAGCAGCTTCGAGAACGGATCGAGGGCGAGGTCGCGACCGGCACCTGA
- a CDS encoding YdcH family protein — translation MTEEEMRKRLEILKVEHRDLDAAIDALMNAGGGGDMLQIARLKKRKLRLKDQIAQIEDYLIPDIIA, via the coding sequence GTGACCGAAGAGGAAATGCGCAAGCGCCTCGAAATCCTGAAAGTCGAACATCGCGACCTCGACGCGGCGATCGATGCTTTGATGAACGCGGGTGGCGGCGGCGACATGCTGCAGATCGCGCGACTCAAGAAGCGCAAGCTGCGCCTCAAGGACCAGATCGCGCAGATCGAGGACTACCTGATCCCCGACATCATCGCGTAA
- a CDS encoding YdcH family protein: MDNSHVSALQLKHAGIERQIHEELSRPIPDAAVVQSLKKRKLRIKEEIGRF, encoded by the coding sequence ATGGATAATTCGCACGTCAGCGCTCTGCAGCTCAAGCATGCCGGTATCGAACGGCAGATCCACGAGGAATTGAGCCGCCCGATCCCTGATGCCGCGGTCGTCCAGTCTCTCAAGAAGCGCAAGCTTCGCATCAAGGAGGAGATCGGGCGGTTCTGA
- the ptsP gene encoding phosphoenolpyruvate--protein phosphotransferase — MTSGAVEAARTILTSLHEVMASRSNAQTKLNNVVEVIGECLDSEVCSIYLLREGMLELFATRGLAQEAVHVTRMAVGEGLVGSIADRIETLNLAEAAAHPDFMYRPETGEDKFHSFAGVPIVRRERAVGALCVQHVEPRRYEEVEIEALQTVAMVLSELIVNADLIDEEDARALTAAQTGPEQMRGLTLVKGLASGVAVYHQPRVTIEHIVAEDTEAERQRVILAFDRMREQIDRMANQAEFGMGGEHDEVLETYRMFAYDEGWTRRINEAIDSGLTAEAAIERVQQRTRMRMRQIDDPLLADRMHDLEDLANRLLRIVSGQIGTAASMGLRNDAILIARNLGPAELLEYDKRRLKGVILEEGSLTSHVVIVARAMGIPVLGRVRGLRGIVREGDPLLLDADQGTTMVRPSPGVVEAFEARFAKNRERQAVYAGMRDVAATTLDGTRIKVMINAGLRDDVANLNLTGADGIGLFRTEFQFLVSATLPQREKQTRLYRDVMDAAGDRPVVFRTVDIGGDKTLPYLRHDDGEGEENPAMGWRALRVALERDALLKAQARALLEAAAGRPLNVMFPMVAEPWEFDAAKAVFDGQLAYLRRQKKVLPEAIRYGVMLEVPSLAEQLDLLAPKIAFLSIGTNDLTQFLFAADRSNPKLAERYDWLSPAILRFLRRVVRTLEGTPVDISVCGEMGGRRLEALALLGLGVRRLSITPAAVGPIKELVGKVDLPAITAAMEGWLAAPPADLRGTMTAWAAERDIAID, encoded by the coding sequence ATGACCAGCGGAGCCGTCGAAGCAGCCCGAACCATTCTCACGAGCCTTCACGAGGTGATGGCCTCGCGCAGCAATGCGCAGACCAAGCTCAACAACGTGGTGGAAGTGATAGGCGAGTGCCTCGATAGCGAGGTCTGCTCGATCTACCTGCTGCGTGAGGGAATGCTCGAACTCTTCGCCACGCGCGGTCTTGCGCAGGAGGCGGTCCACGTCACCCGCATGGCGGTGGGCGAAGGTCTGGTGGGCTCCATCGCCGACCGGATCGAGACGCTGAACTTGGCGGAAGCGGCCGCGCATCCCGACTTCATGTACCGCCCGGAAACGGGCGAGGACAAGTTCCACTCCTTCGCCGGCGTCCCCATCGTCCGCCGCGAACGCGCGGTCGGCGCGCTCTGCGTCCAGCACGTCGAGCCGCGCCGCTACGAAGAGGTGGAGATCGAGGCGCTGCAGACGGTGGCGATGGTTCTGTCCGAACTCATCGTCAATGCCGACCTCATCGACGAGGAAGATGCGCGCGCGCTCACTGCCGCCCAGACCGGGCCGGAGCAGATGCGCGGCCTGACGCTGGTGAAGGGCCTCGCATCGGGCGTCGCCGTCTACCACCAGCCGCGCGTCACCATCGAGCACATCGTCGCCGAGGATACCGAGGCCGAGCGCCAGCGCGTCATCCTCGCCTTCGACCGCATGCGCGAACAGATCGACCGGATGGCCAACCAGGCCGAGTTCGGCATGGGCGGCGAGCATGACGAAGTGCTCGAGACCTACCGCATGTTCGCCTACGACGAAGGCTGGACGCGCCGCATCAACGAAGCGATCGACAGCGGCCTGACGGCGGAAGCGGCGATCGAGCGCGTGCAGCAGCGCACCCGCATGCGCATGCGCCAGATCGACGACCCGCTCCTCGCCGACCGCATGCACGACCTCGAGGATCTGGCGAACCGCCTGCTGCGGATCGTCTCGGGCCAGATCGGCACGGCGGCTTCGATGGGGTTGCGGAACGACGCGATCCTGATCGCGCGCAACCTTGGCCCGGCGGAACTGCTGGAATACGACAAGCGGCGGCTCAAGGGCGTGATCCTCGAGGAAGGCTCGCTCACCAGCCACGTCGTCATCGTCGCGCGGGCGATGGGCATCCCGGTACTCGGCCGCGTGCGGGGCCTGCGCGGCATCGTGCGCGAAGGCGATCCGCTGCTGCTCGACGCCGATCAGGGCACGACGATGGTGCGCCCGTCGCCCGGCGTGGTCGAGGCGTTCGAGGCGCGTTTTGCGAAGAACCGCGAACGTCAGGCCGTCTATGCGGGCATGCGCGACGTGGCTGCGACCACGCTCGACGGCACCCGCATCAAGGTGATGATCAACGCGGGGCTGCGTGACGACGTCGCCAACCTCAACCTGACCGGCGCGGACGGCATCGGCCTGTTCCGCACCGAGTTCCAGTTCCTCGTTTCCGCCACGCTGCCGCAGCGTGAGAAGCAGACGCGCCTCTACCGCGACGTCATGGATGCCGCCGGCGATCGCCCGGTCGTGTTCCGCACGGTCGATATCGGCGGCGACAAGACGCTCCCCTACTTGCGCCACGACGACGGCGAGGGAGAGGAGAACCCCGCGATGGGCTGGCGCGCGCTGCGCGTGGCGCTGGAGCGCGACGCGCTGCTCAAGGCGCAGGCCCGCGCGCTGCTGGAAGCGGCGGCGGGGCGGCCGCTCAATGTGATGTTCCCGATGGTCGCAGAGCCCTGGGAGTTTGATGCGGCCAAGGCCGTGTTCGACGGTCAGCTCGCCTATCTGCGCCGTCAGAAGAAGGTGCTGCCCGAGGCCATCCGCTACGGCGTGATGCTGGAAGTGCCCTCGCTGGCCGAACAGCTGGACCTGCTGGCGCCGAAGATCGCGTTCCTGTCGATCGGCACGAACGACCTCACGCAGTTCCTCTTCGCGGCCGACCGCTCGAACCCCAAGCTGGCCGAGCGCTACGACTGGCTGAGCCCGGCGATCCTGCGCTTCCTGCGCCGCGTCGTGCGCACGCTGGAGGGCACGCCGGTCGATATCAGCGTCTGCGGTGAGATGGGCGGGCGGCGGCTCGAGGCACTGGCGTTGCTGGGCCTCGGCGTCCGGCGCCTGTCGATCACCCCGGCGGCGGTCGGTCCGATCAAGGAACTTGTCGGCAAGGTCGACCTGCCCGCGATCACGGCCGCGATGGAGGGGTGGCTCGCCGCGCCGCCAGCCGATTTGCGCGGCACGATGACGGCGTGGGCGGCCGAGCGGGACATCGCGATCGACTGA
- a CDS encoding helix-turn-helix domain-containing protein: MENVETQGLARGPQSVGSQLRAGREALGKSRADIASQTKIAERHLIALEEDRLGDLAARTYAVGFARTYARAVGLDEQVIAAKVREQLDHEAGDRVEYVPSFEPGDPARVPTRRLAWLAVIGVIVVVGALVMFWSNFLSPEGQLPDLVAEQTAAPAAPKAAAPVAPPPAQANGPVVLTATGDKVWVKVTDAKGDQVLQKELAKGENWTAPTAIPGLQLRTGRPDALQISVGGKAIAPLSIEPRLVTGVSLAAADLLARGTGAAVPVAQAPAEQAPAAVPVPAVTRAPAAVPVRRPAPRPSVRTAPREPTEAPTPESLLPPSAQ; the protein is encoded by the coding sequence TTGGAAAACGTCGAAACCCAAGGGCTTGCGCGCGGACCGCAGAGCGTCGGAAGCCAGCTTCGTGCGGGGCGTGAGGCGCTGGGCAAGAGCCGCGCGGATATCGCGTCGCAGACCAAGATCGCCGAACGTCATCTGATCGCGCTCGAGGAGGACCGCCTTGGCGATCTGGCCGCGCGGACTTATGCCGTGGGCTTCGCGCGGACTTATGCCCGGGCGGTGGGCCTCGACGAGCAAGTCATCGCCGCCAAGGTGCGCGAGCAGCTCGATCACGAAGCCGGCGACCGCGTCGAATATGTCCCGAGTTTCGAGCCGGGCGACCCCGCCCGCGTCCCGACCCGCCGCCTCGCGTGGCTGGCGGTGATCGGCGTCATCGTGGTCGTCGGAGCGCTGGTGATGTTCTGGAGCAACTTCCTTTCACCCGAAGGCCAGTTGCCCGATCTCGTCGCCGAGCAGACCGCTGCGCCTGCCGCGCCCAAGGCAGCCGCTCCCGTGGCGCCTCCGCCGGCACAGGCCAATGGCCCGGTCGTGCTGACCGCGACCGGGGACAAGGTCTGGGTCAAGGTGACCGACGCCAAGGGCGACCAGGTGCTGCAGAAGGAACTCGCCAAGGGTGAGAACTGGACCGCGCCGACGGCCATCCCCGGCCTGCAACTGCGTACCGGACGCCCCGATGCCCTGCAGATTTCGGTAGGCGGCAAGGCTATCGCGCCGCTTTCTATCGAGCCGCGCCTCGTTACCGGCGTTTCGCTGGCGGCTGCGGACCTTCTTGCACGCGGCACCGGAGCGGCGGTTCCGGTAGCGCAGGCTCCGGCAGAGCAGGCTCCGGCCGCCGTGCCCGTACCGGCCGTGACGCGCGCACCTGCTGCCGTGCCGGTGCGCCGCCCGGCTCCGCGTCCTTCCGTCAGAACTGCCCCGCGCGAGCCGACCGAGGCCCCGACGCCGGAATCGTTGCTGCCGCCCAGCGCCCAGTAA